In one window of Tripterygium wilfordii isolate XIE 37 chromosome 1, ASM1340144v1, whole genome shotgun sequence DNA:
- the LOC120002327 gene encoding uncharacterized protein LOC120002327: MMLDVHDISCSSQLIHQLLLRQIVSPQGDFGERLHFNIGGKKCTFGIEDFVIITGLLCTESVPDVSSLVDTSVNRLKSLYFEEKCGKGKGKGKGTNVSRAELEEAFDKCDNAHDALKLALVYFVESVLMPRERRNAINIKWLQLVDDLDAFNQYPWGSVCYERTATSLACAMIGRAEKYLSKGKAKETYSLYGMPIVLQIWAYEIVPIIAQRYATKCGETHPRILKYSGNQTPTSDDIVSDVFELIKIEVHDALVPTEAELEKDYVREVMKRIKKREIKRSRDKSEEDEEEKQRKERRTKRRRDYDVNVEEKMRKEKRTKRRDDHIEHAHAHKAGGNLILKAKFDAIEQKLGEHGGQLLDMKKEIVESITGFFETTKAIYEGLAVLKGNWEKKEDKDGNQDEKDENDDEGKDDEGEKDDEGKDEGEKDDEGKDDEGEKNDEGTHDEDKKEDQEETYDADKEEEDNEGKTVSPVRHADDVEDAAVVAGLMDLTEQVFEQPMTDKSSIGVEEIPKAKYTFTRGRKRGSTSRRVNIYNPMRTECQSQERSTNQNIDGPWPINLKRSYSTLWRQGFEAWVRNRAEDTSYLVVGGKKLYKNWFINAMTPDYWLTDQHMDVAMYLLMKRIKQYPAIFKKKVVLLDTIFTVSVESHFNEFTKDPHNVGEWDKHEVFEHYISGKNPEGSIPLNGVDYIYFPMNWRNIHWVAIEVEQGGLQ, translated from the exons ATGATGCTGGATGTACATGACATCAGTTGTTCTTCACAACTGATACACCAGCTTCTACTACGTCAAATTGTTTCTCCCCAGGGTGATTTTGGAGAAAGATTGCATTTCAATATTGGTGGAAAGAAGTGCACATTTGGTATTGAAGATTTTGTGATTATCACCGGACTATTATGTACAGAATCTGTGCCCGATGTGTCAAGTCTGGTTGATACATCTGTTAATAGGCTAAAATccctttattttgaagaaaaatgtgGAAAGGGCAAGGGTAAGGGGAAGGGGACCAATGTAAGCAGAGCTGAGCTGGAAGAGGCATTCGATAAATGTGATAATGCtcatgatgctttgaagttagctttggtgtattttgttgagtctgtattgatgcctagagagagaagaaatgccATTAATATTAAGTGGCTCCAACTTGtggatgatttggatgccttcaaCCAATATCCATGGGGAAGCGTTTGCTACGAACGTACTGCTACCTCTCTTGCATGTGCCATGATTGGAAGGGCTGAAAAATACTTGAGTAAGGGTAAGGCAAAGGAGACATACAGCCTTTATGGAATGCCAATAGTActccag atTTGGGCGTATGAAATTGTACCCATTATAGCCCAGAGGTATGCCACCAAATGTGGTGAAACACACCCCAGAATACTCAAGTACTCAGGGAATCAAACCCCTACTTCAGATGACATCGTGTCAGATGTATTTGAACTGATAAAG ATTGAGGTTCATGATGCTCTAGTGCCAACGGAGGCTGAGCTGGAGAAGGATTATGTTAGGGAGGTTATGAAGAGaattaagaaaagagaaattaaaagaagcagagataagtctgaagaagatgaagaagagaaacagagaaaagagagaagaactaAGAGAAGGAGGGATTACGATGTTAATGTTgaagaaaaaatgagaaaagagaaaagaacaaagagaagggATGATCACATCGAGcatgcacatgcacataaagCTGGAGGGAATTTGATATTGAAGGCCAAGTTCGATGCCATAGAGCAGAAGTTGGGAGAGCATGGTGGTCAACTTTTGGACatgaaaaaggaaattgttgaaaGCATTACTGGTTTTTTTGAGACTACCAAGGCAATTTACGAAGGTCTGGCAGTGTTAAAAGGAAAttgggagaaaaaggaggataAGGATGGAAATCAGGATGAAAAGGATGAGAATGATGACGAgggaaaggatgatgagggtgaaaaggatgacgAGGGAAAGGATGAGGGTGAAAAAGATGATGAgggaaaggatgatgagggtgaaaagAATGATGAGGGAACGCATGATGAGGATAAAAAAGAGGACCAGGAGGAAACGTATGATGCGGATAAAGAGGAGGAGGACAATGAGGGAAAGACAGTTTCCCCTGTTAGACATGCCGATGATGTTGAGGATGCAGCCGTAGTTGCTGGATTGATGGATCTCACAGAACAAGTGTTTGAACAGCCAATGACAGACAAAAGTTCAATTGGAGTTGAAGAGATTCCAAAAGCCAAGTACACATTTACACGGGGAAGAAAAAGAGGTTCCACATCGAGacgtgtaaatatatataatccaatgCGAACAGAGTGTCAATCACAAGAAAGAAGCACCAACCAAAATATTGATGGTCCTTGGCCAATCAATTTAAAGAGGTCATATTCGACTCTTTGGAGACAAGGATTTGAAGCATGGGTAAGAAACAGGGCTGAGGATACATCTTATTTGGTTGTTGGTGGAAAGAAGTTATACAAAAATTGGTTTATCAACGCAATGACACCCGATTACTGGTTGACAGACcag CATATGGACGTCGCAATGTACCTCCTCATGAAGAGGATCAAGCAATACCCTGCCATATTCAAGAAGAAGGTTGTGCTGTTGGACACTATATTCACT GTATCAGTTGAATCCCACTTTAATGAGTTCACTAAAGATCCTCATAATGTTGGAGAATGGGACAAACATGAAGTCTTTGAACACTATATTTCTGGAAAAAACCCTGAAGGGTCCATACCATTGAATGGTGTAGATTACATTTACTTTCCCATGAACTGGAGAAATATCCATTGGGTTGCAATTGAGGTTGAA CAAGGAGGATTGCAATAA